The following proteins are encoded in a genomic region of Candidatus Ancaeobacter aquaticus:
- a CDS encoding biotin/lipoyl-containing protein, with translation MVKVVLPDYDEQIEGATIAYWSFEEGDPIEKGEILAEVTGDDSESYKVPATVSGILTEIYFEEGDDVEVGELLAEIEEE, from the coding sequence ATGGTTAAAGTTGTATTGCCAGACTATGATGAACAGATTGAAGGAGCAACAATAGCCTATTGGTCATTTGAAGAAGGTGATCCTATTGAAAAAGGTGAAATACTTGCTGAGGTAACGGGTGATGACAGTGAATCATATAAAGTACCTGCCACTGTATCAGGTATTTTGACTGAGATATATTTTGAAGAAGGTGATGACGTTGAAGTAGGTGAATTGCTAGCAGAGATCGAAGAGGAGTAA
- the lipA gene encoding lipoyl synthase, with amino-acid sequence MSIHTERKSFPSWLKRTLPQKDHYFSLNELLKKSNINTVCVSARCPNKWECFSRGTATFLVLGTVCSRNCLFCSVTKGNPQKVDIEEPERVAHAVKELKLKHVVLTMVTRDDLADGGAVHLRNIIRAIRNKNNEVTIEVLVSDFLGNTESIMTVLNEKPEVFGHNIEMVSRLYPSLRKNASYSRSLEILRYVSEIKDRSYYVKSGLMVGLGESDEELTGTLRKLRESGVEIVTIGQYLQPEKNCHEVVKYVEPKMFEYYYREAKKIGFAHVYSGPLVRSSYRSEESFLKYSDQVKK; translated from the coding sequence ATGTCTATACATACAGAACGAAAATCATTTCCATCATGGCTTAAAAGAACATTACCACAAAAAGACCATTATTTTTCACTCAATGAATTACTTAAAAAAAGTAACATTAATACCGTATGTGTGAGTGCCCGATGTCCAAATAAGTGGGAATGTTTTTCACGCGGTACCGCAACATTTCTTGTGCTCGGAACCGTTTGTTCTCGAAATTGTCTTTTTTGTAGTGTGACAAAAGGGAACCCTCAAAAGGTAGATATAGAAGAACCTGAGCGCGTGGCACATGCCGTAAAAGAACTAAAACTTAAACATGTGGTGCTTACCATGGTTACACGTGATGATCTTGCTGATGGCGGAGCGGTGCACCTGAGAAATATTATAAGGGCTATACGGAATAAGAACAATGAAGTTACCATTGAGGTGCTTGTTTCAGATTTTTTAGGAAATACAGAATCTATTATGACGGTATTAAATGAGAAACCCGAAGTTTTTGGTCATAACATTGAAATGGTTTCTCGGTTATATCCATCTTTAAGAAAAAACGCCTCATACAGCCGTTCGCTTGAAATATTAAGATATGTCTCCGAAATAAAAGATCGTTCATACTATGTAAAATCCGGGTTAATGGTCGGTCTCGGTGAAAGCGATGAAGAGCTAACAGGCACGCTTCGGAAACTTAGAGAGAGTGGGGTTGAAATTGTTACTATAGGGCAATACTTACAACCGGAAAAAAACTGCCATGAAGTAGTAAAATATGTTGAACCTAAAATGTTTGAATATTATTATCGTGAAGCAAAAAAAATAGGTTTTGCGCATGTGTACTCAGGACCGCTGGTAAGGAGTTCGTATCGTTCAGAAGAATCATTCCTGAAGTATTCCGATCAAGTAAAAAAATAA
- the lpdA gene encoding dihydrolipoyl dehydrogenase has product MYDYDIAIIGGGPAGYAAAIHAGKNGLKTVLIEKDALGGTCLNRGCIPTKYLINHASTLRKTKDNPFITNKENIGINYPEVISSKNLLVSKISNNVQGVVKSAGVDIKNGLGLIIGDNEVSVTYDSNQETLTTKYILIATGSKPSEIPGVETDEKTIFSSTGILNNDKIPASLAIIGGGAIGCEFAYIYACMGVKVTIIEMCDHILPYEDMVTAKTLETSLKKLGVKIITKIAVKDVLKSADSVKISFAHNEDIIDVEKVLLSTGRVGVCDEVCSAYKDTKFISVNNIYQTDKSHIYAIGDVNGKSMYAHGAYAQGIAVIDRICNMNKDGENESNEVTIPRCVYTHPQVASVGINEKEAKEKGIAYDIARCPFALLGKAQAIEATEGFYKIIYDKESKIILGVTIVGEEATDLIGEALVLVSKKMTIEELSKIIHPHPTLTEGYWEAAQNALGLSIHMKAR; this is encoded by the coding sequence ATGTATGACTATGATATAGCTATTATTGGCGGTGGTCCGGCAGGATATGCTGCAGCTATCCATGCAGGAAAAAATGGACTGAAAACAGTGCTCATAGAAAAAGACGCACTAGGTGGAACATGCCTAAATCGGGGATGTATACCCACGAAATACCTCATTAATCACGCATCCACATTGAGAAAAACTAAAGATAACCCATTTATAACCAATAAAGAGAATATTGGTATTAACTATCCTGAAGTAATAAGTTCAAAGAATCTATTAGTATCAAAAATATCTAATAATGTTCAAGGTGTTGTGAAAAGTGCCGGTGTTGATATAAAGAATGGATTAGGTTTAATTATCGGTGATAATGAAGTTTCCGTCACTTATGACAGTAATCAAGAAACGTTGACTACAAAATATATTCTTATTGCAACAGGTTCAAAACCCTCTGAAATACCTGGTGTTGAAACAGATGAAAAAACCATATTTTCGAGCACAGGTATTCTTAATAACGACAAAATACCTGCATCTCTGGCAATTATTGGCGGTGGGGCAATAGGGTGTGAATTTGCCTATATTTACGCTTGTATGGGCGTTAAAGTGACGATTATAGAGATGTGTGACCATATACTCCCATATGAGGACATGGTAACAGCAAAAACACTCGAAACTTCATTAAAAAAACTTGGGGTAAAGATAATAACGAAAATTGCTGTTAAAGACGTTCTGAAGAGCGCAGATAGCGTAAAAATATCATTCGCGCATAATGAAGATATAATTGATGTTGAGAAAGTGCTCTTGTCAACGGGAAGAGTCGGAGTGTGCGATGAAGTGTGCTCTGCCTATAAAGATACAAAATTTATTTCCGTAAACAATATTTATCAGACGGATAAGTCGCATATATACGCAATTGGTGATGTAAACGGTAAATCAATGTATGCACACGGGGCATATGCTCAAGGTATTGCCGTTATTGACCGTATATGTAACATGAATAAAGATGGCGAAAATGAAAGTAACGAAGTTACTATACCGAGATGTGTATATACTCATCCTCAAGTAGCATCCGTAGGAATTAATGAAAAAGAAGCAAAAGAAAAAGGAATAGCGTACGATATTGCACGATGTCCTTTTGCGTTACTTGGAAAAGCACAAGCAATAGAAGCCACGGAAGGTTTCTACAAAATTATTTATGATAAAGAGTCAAAAATAATTCTCGGGGTAACCATTGTCGGAGAAGAAGCAACCGATCTTATTGGTGAAGCATTAGTTCTTGTGTCTAAGAAAATGACAATTGAGGAACTATCGAAGATAATACATCCTCATCCAACACTTACTGAAGGGTATTGGGAAGCCGCTCAAAACGCTTTAGGCTTATCCATACATATGAAAGCGCGTTAA